The following proteins are co-located in the Fusobacteria bacterium ZRK30 genome:
- a CDS encoding phosphopentomutase, with protein sequence MKNIDRAIIIVLDSAGVGELPDAKDYGDAGANTFGHIASSTGGISLPNMERLGLGNLTDIEGVAKTTDCCSGKSFGAYGKAKEASKGKDTTTGHWEIAGIINETPFPTYPNGFSKEVLDELEKRTGRKVLCNKPYSGTKVLDDYGVEQKETGAWIVYTSADPVLQIAAHEEDIPLAELYKACEIALEICNEMAPVARVIARPYLGDGVGNYARTPNRHDYSVVPPKATLLDKIKDKGLDVVAVGKTNDIFAGAGVTDTRGTNLDNMDGIHKTIKAIKEDTKGLIFTNLVDFDMNFGHRRNPEGYKEALEEFDNKLPEIVDAMKDGDLLILTADHGCDPTYEGTDHTREYIPVLTYGHGLKKGVNLGDRESFADIASTVEELILDSNELPGTSFAKDLFKCCDNGNHHGHHNHGKNHKCSCK encoded by the coding sequence ATGAAAAATATAGATAGAGCTATAATCATCGTACTTGATAGTGCTGGTGTAGGAGAATTACCCGATGCTAAAGATTATGGAGACGCAGGGGCAAACACCTTTGGTCACATTGCAAGTTCTACAGGTGGAATCAGTCTACCCAATATGGAACGATTAGGTCTAGGAAACTTAACAGATATAGAGGGCGTAGCCAAAACTACAGATTGCTGCAGTGGAAAATCATTTGGAGCCTATGGAAAAGCTAAAGAAGCTTCTAAAGGAAAGGATACCACAACAGGTCATTGGGAGATTGCTGGAATAATCAACGAGACACCTTTCCCAACATATCCAAATGGATTCTCAAAAGAAGTCCTGGATGAATTAGAGAAAAGAACAGGAAGAAAAGTTCTTTGCAACAAGCCATATTCAGGGACTAAAGTCTTAGATGATTATGGAGTTGAACAAAAGGAAACAGGAGCTTGGATAGTTTATACTTCTGCTGACCCCGTACTGCAGATAGCAGCCCACGAAGAGGACATTCCTCTGGCAGAACTATATAAAGCCTGTGAAATAGCACTAGAAATATGCAATGAGATGGCTCCTGTAGCCAGAGTAATTGCAAGACCCTATCTTGGAGATGGTGTAGGAAACTATGCAAGAACTCCTAACAGGCATGACTATTCAGTAGTTCCGCCAAAGGCCACACTTTTAGATAAGATTAAAGATAAAGGTTTAGATGTAGTCGCTGTTGGAAAAACAAATGATATCTTTGCAGGTGCAGGAGTGACTGATACTCGTGGAACAAATCTTGATAACATGGACGGTATCCACAAAACTATAAAAGCCATCAAAGAGGATACTAAGGGACTTATTTTTACAAACTTAGTTGATTTTGACATGAATTTTGGACACAGAAGAAACCCGGAAGGATACAAGGAAGCACTGGAAGAATTTGACAATAAACTACCTGAGATTGTAGATGCTATGAAAGATGGAGATCTTCTCATATTAACTGCCGATCACGGATGCGACCCTACCTATGAAGGAACAGATCATACCAGGGAATATATTCCTGTCCTTACATATGGACATGGATTGAAAAAAGGAGTAAACTTAGGAGACAGAGAATCATTTGCTGATATAGCTTCTACTGTTGAGGAGCTTATCTTAGATTCAAATGAACTGCCTGGTACTAGTTTTGCTAAAGATCTATTTAAATGTTGTGACAACGGTAATCATCACGGTCACCACAATCACGGAAAAAATCATAAATGCAGTTGTAAATAA
- a CDS encoding TetR/AcrR family transcriptional regulator — protein sequence MENQIMISGKKLFYKNGYFKTKISDITADIGISTGNFYTYYSSKEVLLDKILREQLNILNREFKIAVDIDGSLPEILNNFFITTINFVKNMTSLYILKGEVEENINRFKDSTIKIIKEYDEILSHYIKIIILKESVNLKQLDIIVSLINIQTKTYIAHLIKEKKIEYLNTKSLKKKAEILTSLSLSTCTVFNLNFENINKYDTLTGVYSEEYFINFLKELTLVNEMDDAALFLVYPLRLIINKKDFFSDSILKGISDVLKKYTKSDDVIGILNKIYFIIYMKKIGGEEVRESIENRLKKMFEKVEKKYSNGGDCAIQIEFISLKESMSYTIIKSKIDEIIYNETKE from the coding sequence ATGGAAAATCAAATTATGATTAGCGGAAAAAAATTATTTTATAAAAATGGTTATTTTAAAACTAAGATCTCTGATATAACAGCTGATATAGGTATATCTACGGGGAATTTCTATACTTACTACAGCTCTAAAGAAGTACTTTTAGATAAAATTTTGAGGGAACAATTAAATATTTTAAACAGGGAATTCAAGATAGCTGTGGATATAGATGGTAGTCTGCCGGAGATATTAAATAATTTTTTTATTACAACTATTAATTTTGTAAAAAATATGACCTCACTGTATATTTTAAAGGGGGAAGTTGAAGAAAATATCAATAGATTTAAAGATTCAACTATTAAAATTATAAAGGAATATGATGAAATTTTATCCCACTATATCAAGATAATTATCTTGAAAGAATCTGTGAACTTAAAACAATTAGATATAATAGTGTCCCTTATAAATATTCAGACTAAAACATATATAGCACACCTTATAAAGGAGAAAAAAATAGAATATTTAAATACTAAAAGTTTGAAAAAAAAGGCTGAGATATTGACCTCGTTATCCCTTTCAACCTGTACTGTATTTAATTTAAATTTTGAAAATATCAATAAATACGACACTTTGACAGGGGTATATTCGGAGGAGTACTTCATTAATTTCTTGAAGGAGTTAACTTTAGTCAATGAGATGGATGATGCGGCTTTATTTTTGGTGTACCCCTTGAGGTTAATAATAAATAAAAAAGATTTTTTTTCAGATTCAATATTAAAGGGTATATCTGATGTTTTGAAAAAATATACAAAATCAGATGATGTTATAGGCATTCTAAATAAAATTTATTTTATCATATATATGAAAAAAATAGGGGGAGAGGAGGTCAGGGAGTCCATTGAAAACAGATTGAAAAAGATGTTTGAAAAGGTAGAAAAGAAATACTCTAATGGAGGGGATTGTGCAATACAAATAGAGTTTATCTCTCTGAAAGAATCAATGTCTTATACCATAATTAAATCAAAGATAGATGAAATTATATATAATGAAACAAAAGAATAA
- the uvrA gene encoding excinuclease ABC subunit UvrA, whose translation MNNKIIIKGAREHNLKNINLEIPKYKFVVITGVSGSGKSSLAFDTIYSEGQRRYVESLSAYARQFIGQMTKPDLDSIEGLSPAISIEQKTTNKNPRSIVGTMTEVYDYMRLLYAHIGTAYCPICNSPVKKQSVDEIVDTIVEKGELGDKLLLLSPVIKDKKGTHKNLFINLIKKGFVRARVDGEILYLEDEIDLDKNKKHNIEVVIDRLIIKKETEFLTRLTDGIESSIGLSEGRVIANINGINHSYSENFTCPNHEDIEIPDINPRLFSFNAPYGACPECNGLGKKLEIDENKLVIDENKSINDGGLYIPGASSAKGYVWTIFSAMAKAFKINLDKPLKKLTKKEKNIIFYGSSGKKFKVDYIGREFSYNGMKSFEGIVKNLERRYYETNSESMKDEIENKYMMRRICNRCHGKRLRDEVLSITINKMNIMDVSFLSIKDCLVFFNELILNPKEETIAKDILKEIRERLNFMINVGLDYLSLARETRTLSGGESQRIRLATQIGSGLTGVLYVLDEPSIGLHQRDNDKLLKTLNRLKELGNTLIVVEHDEDTMMQSDYIFDLGPGAGRFGGKIVAKGTPKQIMKSKKSLTGKYLKGEIGIEVPAKRRKSKEYLELLGACGNNLKDVDVKIPLGIMTAVTGVSGSGKSTLINQTLYPVLFNSLNKGKLYPLNYKKIKGLDHLNKVIDINQSPIGRTPRSNTATYTKIFDDIRGIFAETREAKLRGYQKGRFSFNVKGGRCEACQGAGIIKIEMNFLPDVYVECEVCKGKRYNRETLEIEYKGKNISEILDLSVGDAYGLFNKIPSLERRLKVLIDVGLDYIKLGQPATTLSGGEAQRIKLATELSKMSRGHTIYILDEPTTGLHFEDIRKLLEVLNRLVDKGNTVIIIEHNLDVVKTADYVIDIGPEGGDGGGEIIAKGTPEEIIKSKTSYTGKYLKKILD comes from the coding sequence GTGAATAATAAAATTATTATTAAAGGAGCACGTGAACATAACCTTAAAAATATAAATTTAGAGATACCCAAATATAAATTTGTAGTTATTACAGGAGTAAGTGGCAGCGGAAAATCCTCCCTTGCCTTTGATACAATATATTCTGAGGGGCAGAGGAGATATGTAGAGAGTTTATCAGCTTATGCCAGGCAATTTATCGGACAGATGACGAAACCGGATCTAGATAGTATAGAGGGATTGTCACCGGCAATTTCAATCGAACAGAAAACAACCAATAAAAATCCCAGATCGATAGTGGGAACTATGACTGAGGTATACGATTATATGAGATTACTCTATGCCCATATTGGAACGGCATACTGTCCCATATGTAATTCCCCTGTAAAAAAACAAAGTGTAGATGAGATTGTTGATACTATTGTTGAGAAGGGGGAGTTAGGAGACAAACTCCTCCTCCTGTCACCAGTCATAAAAGATAAGAAAGGTACCCATAAAAATTTATTTATCAATTTAATAAAAAAAGGATTTGTGAGGGCTAGAGTAGATGGAGAGATCCTATATTTAGAAGATGAGATAGACTTAGACAAAAATAAAAAACACAATATAGAGGTTGTAATAGATAGGTTAATAATAAAAAAAGAAACTGAGTTTTTAACCCGGCTGACAGATGGAATAGAGAGTTCTATCGGGTTATCTGAAGGGAGAGTCATAGCCAATATAAACGGCATAAACCACTCTTATAGTGAAAATTTTACTTGTCCCAATCATGAGGATATTGAGATACCTGATATCAACCCTAGATTATTTTCTTTTAATGCACCCTATGGGGCATGTCCAGAGTGTAATGGATTAGGGAAAAAACTGGAGATAGATGAAAATAAACTGGTAATAGATGAAAATAAATCCATTAATGATGGAGGGTTGTATATACCCGGGGCTTCCAGTGCCAAGGGGTATGTATGGACAATATTTTCTGCTATGGCAAAAGCCTTTAAGATAAATTTGGATAAACCTTTAAAAAAGCTGACTAAAAAAGAAAAAAATATTATATTTTATGGAAGTTCCGGGAAAAAATTCAAAGTTGATTACATTGGACGGGAATTCAGCTATAACGGGATGAAGAGTTTTGAAGGAATAGTCAAAAATCTAGAGAGAAGATACTATGAAACCAATTCTGAATCTATGAAAGATGAGATAGAGAACAAATATATGATGCGTAGAATCTGCAATAGGTGTCATGGGAAAAGACTTAGAGATGAAGTACTGTCTATTACAATCAATAAGATGAATATTATGGATGTGAGTTTTTTAAGTATAAAAGATTGTTTAGTATTTTTTAATGAGCTTATTTTGAATCCTAAGGAAGAAACTATTGCCAAGGATATATTGAAGGAGATAAGGGAGCGTCTTAACTTTATGATAAATGTAGGTTTAGATTATCTGAGTCTTGCCCGGGAGACAAGAACCCTCTCTGGAGGAGAATCCCAGCGGATCAGACTGGCTACCCAGATTGGAAGCGGACTGACAGGGGTACTCTATGTATTGGATGAACCTAGTATAGGTCTGCATCAGAGGGACAATGATAAATTGTTAAAAACCCTTAACAGACTTAAGGAGTTAGGGAATACCTTGATAGTTGTAGAGCATGATGAAGACACCATGATGCAGTCGGATTATATCTTTGATTTAGGACCTGGGGCTGGAAGATTTGGTGGAAAAATAGTAGCCAAAGGAACTCCTAAACAGATTATGAAATCTAAAAAATCTCTCACCGGGAAATATTTAAAGGGCGAGATAGGGATAGAAGTTCCCGCGAAAAGACGGAAATCTAAAGAGTATTTGGAATTATTGGGAGCTTGCGGGAATAATCTAAAAGATGTGGATGTAAAGATACCCCTTGGGATAATGACAGCTGTCACAGGAGTCAGTGGCAGTGGTAAGTCTACTCTAATTAATCAAACCCTATATCCTGTGCTGTTTAACAGTTTGAATAAGGGGAAGTTATATCCGTTAAACTACAAAAAAATAAAGGGGTTAGACCATCTGAACAAGGTCATAGACATAAATCAAAGTCCCATCGGCCGGACTCCCAGATCCAATACAGCTACCTATACCAAGATATTTGATGATATTCGTGGAATATTTGCTGAAACCCGTGAAGCTAAACTCCGTGGATATCAAAAAGGAAGATTTTCATTCAACGTTAAAGGAGGCCGGTGTGAAGCCTGTCAGGGAGCGGGAATCATTAAGATTGAGATGAACTTTCTGCCTGATGTATATGTGGAATGTGAGGTGTGTAAGGGGAAAAGATATAATCGTGAAACTCTGGAAATAGAGTATAAAGGAAAAAATATATCTGAAATTTTGGATCTCAGTGTAGGGGATGCCTACGGACTATTTAACAAGATCCCGTCTCTAGAGAGAAGATTAAAGGTATTGATAGATGTAGGGTTGGATTATATAAAATTAGGTCAGCCTGCCACTACCCTGTCTGGAGGGGAAGCTCAGAGAATAAAACTGGCAACAGAGCTGTCTAAGATGAGCAGGGGTCATACAATCTATATATTAGACGAACCTACTACAGGACTTCATTTTGAGGATATAAGAAAGTTACTAGAAGTCTTGAACAGGCTGGTAGATAAGGGGAATACTGTTATTATAATTGAACATAATTTAGATGTGGTAAAAACCGCTGATTATGTTATAGATATTGGTCCTGAGGGAGGGGACGGTGGCGGTGAGATCATAGCCAAGGGTACTCCTGAGGAGATCATTAAATCCAAAACTTCATATACTGGAAAGTATCTAAAAAAAATATTGGATTAG
- the rpsO gene encoding 30S ribosomal protein S15, with protein sequence MRTKAEIIKDFGKTATDTGSTEVQIAILTERINHLTDHLRTNKKDHHSRLGLMKMVGKRRRLLDYMIKKDLDGYRALISKLGIRK encoded by the coding sequence ATGAGAACTAAAGCAGAAATCATTAAAGATTTCGGAAAAACAGCAACAGACACAGGATCTACTGAGGTACAAATAGCTATATTAACTGAAAGAATCAATCACTTAACTGATCACTTAAGAACTAACAAGAAGGATCACCATTCTAGATTAGGATTAATGAAAATGGTTGGTAAGAGAAGAAGATTATTAGACTACATGATCAAGAAAGATTTAGATGGTTACAGAGCGTTAATCTCTAAGTTAGGAATCAGAAAGTAA
- a CDS encoding ABC transporter permease, protein MIEFFIAKKHILERKRQSIIAILGVAIGVTVLTVSIGIANGLDKNMVDSILSISSHVVATKEGEAIDDYRELQTQIESIKGVKGVVPQISTQGILKYNGIFGSYVSGVKINGLDFDDAKTAMSLDKKIVAGTMEIKKPTEFLIGKELFDQLGAKLGDRITVVSADNREMHLTIVGVFQSGYYEYDTTMIIVPLRAVQILSYTGDTVTSLEVFLDDVYSANKVSGQIQTKTNMSTRTWGDLNRNLLAALSLEKTVMILVFSLIVIIAGFVVWVILNMLVKEKTRDIGIMRSMGFSSKNIMRIFMLEGLFLGSLGIMIGLGISGGILWYVKDNTINQITNIYYLNKIPVEITSKEVLVIVAANIVIIFLSSIFPAYKAAKLEVVEALKYD, encoded by the coding sequence ATGATAGAATTTTTTATAGCTAAAAAGCATATTTTAGAGAGAAAAAGACAGAGTATAATAGCTATATTAGGCGTGGCTATTGGTGTAACGGTACTTACAGTTTCCATAGGAATAGCCAATGGGTTGGATAAAAATATGGTAGACAGTATATTATCAATAAGCTCCCATGTAGTGGCTACAAAGGAGGGGGAAGCTATAGATGATTATAGGGAACTCCAGACACAGATAGAATCGATAAAAGGTGTAAAGGGGGTAGTCCCACAGATATCCACCCAGGGAATATTGAAATATAATGGTATTTTTGGCTCATACGTTTCAGGGGTAAAGATAAATGGGTTGGATTTTGACGATGCCAAGACAGCCATGAGTTTAGATAAAAAAATAGTTGCAGGAACAATGGAGATAAAGAAACCTACAGAATTTCTCATAGGGAAGGAACTATTTGATCAGCTGGGAGCGAAATTAGGAGATAGAATCACTGTAGTATCTGCTGATAATAGGGAGATGCATCTGACTATAGTGGGAGTCTTCCAATCGGGGTACTATGAATATGATACTACTATGATAATAGTTCCGCTTCGGGCAGTACAAATTTTATCCTATACTGGTGATACGGTCACTAGTTTAGAGGTTTTTTTAGATGATGTATATAGTGCAAACAAAGTGTCGGGACAAATTCAGACGAAAACCAATATGAGTACAAGGACCTGGGGAGATTTAAACAGGAATTTACTAGCTGCCCTGTCCCTTGAAAAAACAGTGATGATCTTAGTATTTTCATTGATTGTAATCATTGCAGGGTTTGTAGTATGGGTAATATTAAATATGCTGGTTAAGGAAAAAACAAGAGATATTGGAATAATGAGATCTATGGGATTTAGCAGCAAAAATATAATGAGAATATTTATGTTGGAAGGGCTGTTTCTGGGATCCCTCGGAATCATGATTGGACTCGGTATATCAGGCGGTATCCTCTGGTATGTAAAGGACAACACGATAAATCAAATAACCAATATTTATTACTTAAATAAGATACCTGTAGAGATAACTTCTAAGGAAGTGCTGGTAATAGTTGCGGCAAATATAGTTATTATATTTTTATCAAGTATTTTCCCGGCTTATAAAGCGGCAAAGTTAGAGGTAGTCGAGGCATTGAAGTATGACTAA
- a CDS encoding ABC transporter ATP-binding protein, with protein sequence MSDIILKIEKLNKRYKDKKRDIQILNDLDFEINRGEFVSVLGKSGSGKTTFLNMIGMLDRPDSGDVYYAGKNVSVAHSSKIDLLRNEMLGFIFQFHYLLPEFSALENVMLPGLIGKKKNREEVRKKAVELLTEMQLGDRLDHKPTELSGGEKQRVAIARAMINEPKIILADEPTGNLDEETSEVIHDLLRKICREKNQTIIVVTHSTELANITDKRYHLTKGKLELVID encoded by the coding sequence ATGTCTGATATAATATTAAAGATAGAGAAATTGAACAAACGTTATAAGGATAAAAAAAGAGATATACAGATATTAAATGATTTGGATTTTGAGATAAATAGGGGAGAATTTGTTTCGGTACTTGGAAAATCCGGTTCAGGTAAAACTACATTTTTAAATATGATCGGGATGCTGGATAGACCGGATTCCGGAGATGTTTATTATGCAGGTAAAAATGTAAGTGTGGCACATAGTTCAAAAATAGATCTTTTAAGAAATGAGATGCTGGGATTTATATTTCAATTTCATTATCTTTTACCGGAATTTTCAGCTCTTGAAAATGTTATGCTGCCAGGACTTATCGGGAAGAAAAAAAATCGGGAAGAAGTAAGGAAAAAAGCTGTAGAATTACTTACAGAGATGCAGTTAGGTGATAGGTTGGATCATAAACCTACTGAGCTTTCTGGAGGAGAAAAACAGAGAGTGGCTATAGCAAGGGCAATGATAAATGAACCTAAGATAATATTAGCTGATGAGCCGACAGGAAATCTAGATGAAGAAACTAGTGAGGTAATTCATGACCTCTTGAGAAAAATCTGCAGAGAGAAAAATCAAACTATAATAGTGGTAACTCATAGTACGGAATTAGCAAATATAACAGATAAAAGGTATCATCTGACCAAGGGAAAATTAGAGCTGGTAATTGATTAA
- a CDS encoding phosphate butyryltransferase → MKNFEEILSKAQQQGEKKVISVAVAQDREVLLSVEEARKKGVVDGILVGDSVKIEKVAEELNIDLSNYRVIHKTDDVEAARQAVIEVSSGRADMLMKGLVDTSVVLKAALDREVGLRGDGILSHVAVFEIENYDRLFFITDAAMNIAPDVEAKKKIIDNSVKVARALEIEVPKVACICAKEKMNQKMPDTVAAHELEEMSKRGEIENCIVGGPFALDNAVSIEAAKHKGIDHEVAGMADILLAPDIEGGNILYKSISYFARSKGAGLIVGATAPIILTSRADSEETKLNSIILGAMTAGKL, encoded by the coding sequence ATGAAAAATTTTGAAGAAATACTATCTAAAGCACAACAGCAAGGGGAAAAAAAAGTTATTTCTGTAGCTGTAGCTCAAGATAGGGAGGTTTTATTATCAGTTGAGGAAGCTAGAAAAAAAGGTGTTGTAGATGGAATATTAGTAGGAGACTCTGTCAAGATAGAAAAAGTGGCCGAGGAACTGAACATAGACCTGTCTAACTACAGAGTTATCCACAAAACAGATGATGTAGAAGCTGCCAGACAAGCTGTAATAGAGGTATCTAGTGGAAGAGCAGATATGTTGATGAAGGGGCTAGTTGATACAAGTGTGGTTTTGAAAGCTGCATTAGACAGAGAAGTTGGTCTTAGAGGAGATGGGATACTGTCTCATGTTGCTGTATTTGAAATTGAAAACTATGACAGATTATTTTTTATTACAGATGCAGCTATGAATATAGCTCCAGATGTGGAAGCTAAGAAAAAAATAATAGATAATTCTGTAAAGGTAGCTCGTGCTTTGGAGATAGAGGTTCCAAAGGTGGCTTGTATTTGTGCTAAGGAAAAAATGAATCAAAAAATGCCGGATACAGTGGCTGCACATGAACTGGAAGAGATGAGCAAAAGGGGAGAGATAGAAAATTGTATAGTAGGAGGACCTTTTGCACTGGATAATGCTGTGTCAATAGAGGCTGCTAAACATAAGGGGATCGATCATGAAGTAGCTGGGATGGCAGATATTTTATTGGCTCCGGATATCGAAGGCGGGAATATCCTATATAAATCTATATCTTACTTTGCAAGATCTAAGGGAGCAGGATTGATAGTAGGAGCTACAGCTCCAATTATTCTTACTTCTAGAGCAGACAGTGAAGAAACTAAGTTAAATTCTATAATATTAGGAGCAATGACAGCAGGAAAATTATAA
- the buk gene encoding butyrate kinase: MSYKILAINPGSTSTKIAIYENEKEIFEKTLRHTNEELAPFENISDQLEFRREVILDAVSESGIKIEELAAIVGRGGLLKPIAGGTYEVNEDMLADLKVGVLGEHASNLGGRIAHEIASTISKPSYIVDPVVVDELDEVARVSGIPELERKSIFHALNQKAVARRAAKEMGKSYDELNLIVVHLGGGISVGAHSNGRVIDVNNALDGDGPFSPERSGQLPIGDLLKMATSGKYDMDFIKKRIKGNGGVVAYLNTNDMKEVTDNAENGDEKSSLIVKAMGYQVAKEVGAMAAVLSGKVDAIILTGGIAYSKKIVGDITDRVSFIGEVKVYPGEDEMLALAEGGLRVLTGEESPKKY, translated from the coding sequence ATGAGTTACAAAATATTAGCAATTAATCCAGGGTCTACATCTACAAAGATAGCGATCTATGAAAATGAAAAGGAGATCTTTGAAAAAACTCTGAGACATACTAATGAGGAGTTAGCACCATTTGAAAATATTTCAGATCAATTGGAGTTTAGAAGGGAAGTTATCTTAGATGCGGTATCTGAATCAGGGATAAAAATCGAAGAATTAGCAGCTATTGTAGGTAGAGGCGGATTGTTAAAGCCAATTGCTGGTGGAACTTATGAAGTAAATGAAGATATGCTGGCAGATTTAAAGGTTGGAGTATTGGGAGAACACGCTTCAAACTTAGGTGGGAGGATAGCTCATGAGATAGCTTCTACGATCTCAAAACCTTCGTACATTGTAGACCCTGTAGTGGTAGACGAGTTAGATGAAGTAGCCAGAGTATCTGGTATTCCTGAATTGGAAAGAAAGAGTATTTTCCATGCATTGAATCAAAAAGCAGTAGCCAGAAGAGCTGCTAAAGAGATGGGTAAATCTTATGATGAGTTAAACTTAATTGTTGTACATCTTGGAGGGGGAATCAGTGTAGGAGCTCATTCAAATGGTAGAGTTATAGATGTAAATAATGCACTGGATGGAGATGGACCATTCTCACCTGAAAGATCAGGACAACTTCCTATTGGAGATTTGTTAAAGATGGCTACAAGCGGTAAATATGATATGGACTTTATAAAAAAAAGAATCAAAGGAAATGGTGGGGTAGTAGCATATTTAAACACCAATGACATGAAAGAAGTTACTGATAATGCTGAAAACGGAGATGAGAAATCAAGCCTGATTGTAAAAGCTATGGGATACCAGGTAGCTAAAGAGGTAGGAGCTATGGCTGCTGTACTTTCTGGGAAGGTAGATGCAATAATCTTAACTGGAGGAATCGCTTATTCTAAGAAAATAGTAGGAGATATCACAGACAGAGTTTCATTTATAGGAGAGGTAAAGGTGTATCCTGGAGAAGATGAGATGCTGGCTTTGGCTGAAGGTGGTTTAAGGGTATTGACAGGGGAAGAATCTCCTAAGAAATACTAA
- the raiA gene encoding ribosome-associated translation inhibitor RaiA: protein MRMIISGRHLEVTPGIRAHAEKKIGKIKKYFDQIAEVYITLSAQHVKTGKVHTADVLVYVNGSKIKATVEEIDLYAAIDEVVDVLEKQLTKHKEKLRDNKHAKALKKFDYNAETGNITREKTSRIIPTKIMAKPMEIGEAILQMETMGKKFYIFMNAETEELNVVYKRRDGDYSHVEAGWE from the coding sequence ATGAGAATGATTATAAGCGGGAGACATTTAGAAGTTACACCAGGAATAAGAGCGCATGCTGAGAAAAAAATAGGGAAAATTAAAAAATATTTTGATCAAATAGCGGAGGTGTATATCACTCTTTCAGCACAACACGTAAAAACAGGGAAGGTTCATACAGCAGATGTATTAGTTTATGTAAATGGTTCTAAAATAAAAGCTACAGTAGAAGAGATAGATCTATATGCTGCAATTGATGAGGTAGTAGATGTACTTGAAAAACAACTGACTAAACATAAAGAAAAATTAAGAGACAATAAACATGCTAAAGCTCTTAAGAAATTTGATTATAATGCTGAAACTGGAAATATAACAAGGGAAAAGACAAGTAGGATCATCCCTACTAAGATAATGGCTAAGCCTATGGAAATAGGAGAGGCTATCTTACAGATGGAAACTATGGGTAAAAAATTCTACATATTTATGAATGCTGAAACAGAGGAATTAAATGTAGTATATAAAAGAAGAGACGGAGATTACAGCCACGTAGAAGCTGGATGGGAATAG